Within Eremothecium cymbalariae DBVPG#7215 chromosome 3, complete sequence, the genomic segment CATATTCAGTCCAACATAATTTGCAACTCTTGTTGAGACAACACAACCCATGGCAAATGGGATTTGGTAGGCAATGGAGCCCACATTGGTAATAACCGTCTGTGTGGCAATGCCTTTTACACCAAAATAAGTAGACATGATAGTTAGAATTTCAAACGACAAATATTCGGCCTCTATCATAACCAAACCAGGAAATGCCAAATTCAACAAGGGTTTCCAATCTGATAAAACACGTTTAAAATGAAACCATGTATCTGTCAAAGGATACCAACACTTTTTTGTATCAGGTATAATGTAATAAGAATATAAGAATAGGGCTAACGGCATAAGCCACTGAGAGATGACGATACCTATTGGAGCACCTGCAAATCCAAAATGTTTTGTAAAGATGAAAACCAAAGTTACATTAATTGGAACAATAATACTTAAAACATATGTGCTAGCTTTGAAGTGCCCCTGTGCTTGCAGGAATCTTTTACCTGTCTCAAAAAGGATTAACCCTGGGATGCCCATAGACATAATTCGTAAGTATAATTGGACCTTTGGTAATAAATCACGTTCAGGAACTAATATGCCCAACCAAGGTGCACTAAACCACCACACAATAACGGTTGAAACCGAAAAAACCATGATCATAGCTGAACACCGGAGGAAATAAAGACCTACTTTGCTATATTTCTGAGCTCCGTATGCCTGTGAACAGAATGTATCCAATGATGTTGCTAACCCTTCGACAACAGATAACCCAGTAATATTATAAGTAGTCACAGCCAAAGAAGCACTTGCCAATTCATTTGCTGTGCATAAGTGGCCAATAATGAACAAAGAAATAACGGTCATCAAATACTCCATTAAAAATGCTAAGGCAAGAGGCAGTGAATTTATTAGTATATAAGAAACTTCTTCCCCAACAGACACAAATCCATCCTCgttattatcatcatcatcatcatcatcaccaagtgttgaaaaattcgtAGCCAGGAAGTCAGAACTCGAAACCGACCTGCCATCACTTTCATAACCGTTTTCTATTATGGACATATAATTTGATTGATCTTCGCACGATAATGACTTTAAAATATCGTCATTATCCCTACTATTTGGTCTATTCGACATAATTTAAAGTGGAAGCTTAGCAATAATCGATAATTTAAAGCTACCTGTGGTaagatattgaagttgCTTTGTGGTAGTATATTAGTGAGGAAATGAGGCTGATTTaactgaaaattttcaatgtTCGCATAATGAACAAAACGTGATGAAAGTCCAGCAACTCTTGCAACATAACCTCGAGGCCAAACGAGCTGGATGGATTTCTTATTGAGGCCAATAGATTCAAAGGAGTCTTCAGTAATTAATATTCAGCCCCAACCAGGATTTGTCGTAAAATCCAAATTGGAATTTAGTAAAAATAACTGTTTGAAGCTTAAAACCAAAACGCTTATTAACATATGTCATGATGAACAGATTCCATGCCCTGAAGTAGATTTCAACCCTAGTATTGTCTACCCTTTAATTATGAACAACAAATGGGAGATACCTATTGTTACATCGTCTGTCAGAGAAGATACAGATAAGAAAGGTAAACTATGTTATGTCTGGGACTGTTGTGTCAACTCTAAGTGCATGCAGTGGATACGTAAGGATTATCAGCTGCGGGAAATATTGGTAGAATGGTGTTTAGAATCTTGTGAACTAAGACAAGAAGTTTCCATATCAAGGGAAGTCCTTACATTTCCGAAGTTAAAATCTAAGGGCCATATTCCACCATTAGAAATACTGGTGCAAGACTTAGAACAGGATTTTAAAGAGGGAAATGAGGAAACCGTGCATGTGGGTCAAAGTAACCCAGCTTCAATACTAAAGTTAAGAGGTTATATGCAAGAACAGGAAACTCTATCTACAAGCATGAATGGAGACTCTTTACCACCATTATTCCCAAACAGCAGCACTGCTTCTAAATATAAACCActaattgaagaaattgacCTGCCAAACGTACATAGAACTCTCAATCGCGTACCTAAAcgaaaagaaattgattaTTCAATCATAATGGGCAAGCCGAAGGACACAAGTGTTTACAAAATTAAGATAGAGATTACCTCACCTCTACAACTAAGTTCGGAATATGCATTACACTACGATCCAAGTGAAAACGCTCTACTCATATCGCACACAAGAacagatatatacataGCCAAAGAAATCAAGATTCCATTGCCTAACATATTTGCCACCACACCAACTATAAAATCCTTTTTCATAATGTGTGACGCGCGATTATTAATCTTTCTATGAGGTATGTGCAACCCAAAACCGttttaattcattttcCCTATTAGTTTCCAATATACGTGAGTGGGAGTGTGTGCGAACAATGTTATTTCTTGCTTGTTTCGCGGCCGTTCCCACATACATCTGTTCTCAATTCCAAATACTTGCGGGAATGGCCCAGAAACTGACGTGGTGATTGGTTGAATTTCTCTCGAAACGAAGCCAGTTCCTTCCTATTCATGTGATGTGATATGATGTGATGATGCTGTGACGTATACATTCTTCGATCGGGATAATCAGTCATAGGTTGAAAAATAAGATATACTAAGTACTATTTAGTTGAGCCTAAGTGGATTCATACATCGTATCCAGTGCAGGTTAATCTGGAACTGTTTGTATGATCACCTATTTCAATAAATCCCATAAGAACTCAAATGTGCCATATTCTATAAATAGAGGATAAAAAGTGTTAGAGCAGCTTAGTTTAGTGTGGCGGGAATGCTAGGTTATGCCTGTGTGCAACATATTCGCTATCTGCGTACCCTAACGCTAGCTCGATTTCGTTGCTTTTCAATCCTTTGATTTTATCTAGTTCAATACTGGTGTAATTGCAACGGGCCCTGCCGACAATTTGCAGTGGAACATTGGGATCCAATTCACCATCTTTCCCCCGTTTTCctaattttaaatccaCAGCTTGCAATTCGTGGAAATTACCTTCTACAGCAATCATGCCGGCAGGCAGTAGACCTGCTTTATTCTTACGAGTTAAAGCCTTGTAAGCGCCTGAATCGATAATGATTGCACCTTGGCTTACTAGACCATGCAACATCCAAAATTCCCTCTCTTTTAGatgattttggttttcatTTGCAATGAATCTAGTATGCATCGGGACATCGTTTTCTGCCAACACGTTTAGTTCTTCTAGCTGAAGTCGTTCCAGATCATCGGCGACATCCTGAACTTCTTGAACTCTAGTTTGCATAAACGCAACAATTTTATAAATGTTAGAAGGCGTTTCACTGCTCATAATTATAGTATGGACACTGGCATTGGTAGCAAGTTCAGCCGCTATTAGCTTCGTAGACATACCACCTGTACCGACGTCAGACCCAGAACCACCAGAAGTGTTAACGCCTGGCAATCCCTTCGATAAGTCTGGAACAACTAATATTGGTTTGGCCTCAGGGTTTGTTCTCGGATTATCAGTGTAGAGACATTCAACATCCGTCAACAAAAATAGGTAATCAGCACCTGCAAGTACCGCAGTAATTGCACTCAACGTATCATTATCACCAAATTTTATCTCCCGAATTGACAAGGTATCATTCTCATTCACAATTGGCACAGTTCCCATCTGAAGGAGTTCGCGAATAGTGTTTTGGGCGTTCTTGTATTGTCCCCAATCTAATATATCATTTCTTGTAACCAGTATTTGAGCTATTCTCTGATCAAAGAACCTGAACAACGAATCCCACCGACCAATTAACCTTCCTTGTCCCACAGCTGCAACTGCTTGTAACTTCGAAAGCCGTTTTGGCTTCTTATTCAAACCCATGGTCTTCATACCAACTGCTATTCCACCAGAAGAAACTAAGATAACCTTATGGCCCATGCGCCTCAATTTAACAACAGTCTCTACAATAAGTGACATAGTTGATAGTTTGGGTTCCTTAGTAGTCTCGTCTACCAACGAGGATGAACCTAGCTTTAAAACAATTGTGAATGATTTATCCATTCCTGAAATCTGATTTCCTTAACAATATTGAAACTTTCAATAGTGTACCAACTTTATGACGCTTGCTTGAAGGTATAATGAATAAATATGCTCTCACCCTTCTCGAGAGATACTCGAGAAGTTGAATCTAAAAAATTTGATACGATAAAACCGCCTTTTATCAACAGAATCAAAATACTTTAACAAAGTGACTAGCGTGTAGAACAGAGCGAAAATTCTGTCTAAATCAGATCTATCAGGTGATATTAGAGATACATGAACGTTTATGACGAGGTAATAAATGCCACAGTCGTGCAAAACTGTATTCAAGGCTATTTCACATCCGCACTTCAACAGGAACTTATTATCTCGAGGACCAACGTCCTTTCAGTTTTTCACTATAGTGCTAAGGGGCAATTGGTGCTGAGCTATGAGTGGAAGTTGTCAGGACATGTGCACTCCATGGCTTTGATTCCTCAACCTGGATCGGAGCTTTATTGTTTAGTGATTTTAACAGGATGTGGAAAGCTTTCTATACTGAAGTTTGATCATATGTCTCAAAGCTTGGATACGCTTAGTCTACATTACTACGAAGATAAGTTCAAGGAATTGAGTCTATTAGAAATTAGTAACACACCATCGCTTATTGTTGACCGTTCGTTCAGATGTTTATTAGTTCGCAACAACGACTGTATCGCTATTCTGCCGTTGAACGTAACgaaagaggaagaagaagaagaagaagataatgaaaaagaCGAAGATCGGAGCAATGGTGGCAGGTTTAGCTTTAAAAGGCACAAGTTAAATGGTGGTTCGGTAAAACAATTTGTAAATTCAAGCACAATTATGCCCGCATCTCATTTACATTCAGATATTAAGAATGTTTTGGACGTTCAGTTTTTGCATGGCTTTAATAAACCTACCTTAGCAATTCTATATCAACCTATCTTGGCATGGAGTGGTAATGAAAAGTTAAGAAGTCAAACGGTAAAGGTGATTATTTTGTCATTGGATTTTGAAGACGAAAAATCTACCGTGATTAACATTATTCAAGGACTTCCAAATGACCTACATACTCTGATTCCACTATCTAACGCATctattgttgttggtgtaAATGAGCTAATTTATATCGATAACACAGGGGCACTACAAGGCACTGTATCGTTAAATTCCTTTTCTAAAACCGTGTTGAATACTAAAGTAAAGGATAATTCTAGCCTACAAGCCTTTTTTAATCGTCCCGTTTGTCAATATACAACAATTTCAAAGGGGAAGGATATCATGTTATTAATGGATGAAAAATCCCAGATGTACAATGTGATAATAGAGTCAGAAGGCAGATTGGTAACTGCATTTAATTGTGTGAGATTGCCAATCGTCAACgacatttttaaaaataatcaTTTACCAACCTGCATATGTGGGGATGTTGATTTAGAAACCGGAAATCTATTCATTGGATTCAAATCTGGAGATGCAATGCGTGTAAGACTGAACAATTTAAGGTCTTCATTAGCGTCAAAAGGCAATGTAGTCGAAACTATGGAAGCTGACGAAGATTATGATGAATTATACGGCGGCAGCACTGAAgtagaaaagaaaaatatggataCAGAAACACcttttgatattgaaactTTGGATAACTTAATAAATATCGGACCTCTTACCTCGTTAGCAGTCGGTAAAGTATCATCCATAGAACCAACAATCGCTAAATtaacaaatccaaataGATGTGAACTCTCAATTGTAGCTACATCAGGAAACAGCACCGGGTCCCATTTGACAGTTTTCGAGAATACCATTGTACCAACAGTTGAAAAAGCCCTAAAATTTATTTCGGTCACACAAATatggaatttgaaaattaaGGATAAGGATAAATATTTGGTAACTACTGATTCTTCCCAAAGTAAGAGTGATATTTATTCGATAGACAGAGACTTTAAGCCGTTTAAATCctttgattttaaaaaaaatgatacTACGGTAAGTACTGCAGTTACAGGTGCTGGTAAAAGAATTGTTCAGGTAACCTCTAAAGGagtttatttatttgatataaaCTTTAAACGTATGATGACCATGAACTTTGActttgaagttgttcaTGTCTGTATTAATGATCCATTTTTGTTATTGACAAATTCTAAGGGTGATATTAAGATCTATGAACTTGAGCCAAAACACAAGAAAAAATTCGTTAAGATGGTCCTACCAGAAGCGTTgaaagaaattattattacattTGGCGTCATTCTGGAAAGTAATATGTGTAACAAGTATTTACACGGTCTAGAAAATTCCAATAAGAATCAGCTTTTATTTACATTTGTCACAGCTGATAATCAAATTGTATTCTTTACAAAGGAGCACAACGATAGGATTTTCCAACTTAATGGAATTGATGAGTTTCACGAAAGGCTTTTTATAAGTACTTATCAGTTACCGGAAGAGATTAATCCAGATCCATCGATCAAGCAAGTAATGATCAACAAACTAGGACATAAATTCAAGGAGGAATATTTAACTATATTAACGTTTGGTGgtgaaatatatttatatcgGAAATGTGTTGATAATCCGGATAAATTTGTCAAGTGTGAACATGAGTTATATATTACAGGTGCGCCAGATAATGCATATGCTAAAGGTGTTCACGGCGTGGAACGAGTTGCTCATTACATAGAAGATTATAATGGTTATTCCGTCATTTTCGTAACAGGAACTGTCTCATACATTATAATAAAAGAGGATACATCCGTTCCGCGCatttttccttttggaAATATAACCTTAGTATCTATGACTCGGTGGGGGAAGAATAGTGTTATGTGCGTTGATGATGGCAAAAATGCTCGTATCATGACGTTGAACTTGGACAACCACAGATATTATGGTAATAAAATGCCCTTGAGAAAAATCTTTTTAGAAGATGTTCTTGAGGATTTCGAAAccttcaataatatcacTTATCATGAGAGAACACAGAATTTTATAGTTTCATTCTCGAAATCCATTGACTATGATGCTCTAAGTGAAGAAGGTGAGAGAATTGTGGGATATGAAGCTTCGAAGCCCCATGCAAAGGGATTCCAATCTGGGATTTTATTGATTAATCCAAAAACCTGGAATATCATTGACAGGATTGAACTGGGGCCAAATTCGCTGATAAGTGACATGAGAACAATGATGATTCaattaaattcaaataCCAAACGGAAAAGAGAATATCTAGTAGTTGGTAACACATATGTGCGCGATGAAGATATTAGTGGAACTGGTTCATTTTACTTGTATGATATAACTGAGGTTGTTCCGGAGCCAGGAAAACCAGACACTAACtataaatttaaagaaatattcCAAGAAGATATTAGAGGCACTGTTTCTACTGTTTGTGAAATTAGTGGCAGATTCATGATTAGTCAAAGCTCCAAGGCAATGGTCAGAGACATACAAGAAGATAACTCGGTTGTTCCTGTTGCTTTTTTGGATATGCCTGTTTTCATAACAGATGCAAAGAGCTTTGGaaatttgatgataattGGTGATGCCATGCATGGCTTCACCTTTGTAGGCTTTGATGCAGAACCTTACAGAATGATAACTCTAGGTAAGAGTGTAACCAAACTAGAAACGATGAGCTTAGAATTCTTGGTGAATAATGGTGATATGTATTTCATTATCACTGATAGAAGTCAAGTCATGCATGTTTTGAAATATGCTCCTGATGAACCAAACTCCCTATCAGGCCAAAGACTAGTTTATTGCACCAGCTTTAATTTGCATTCTATAAATACATGTATGCGATTGATCCAGAAAAACAATGAATTTGTAGACCTCAGAAGAAACTATGGTTCACATATGTCTACATTTCAATGCATTGGATGCCATATTGATGGTTCCATTTTTAAGGTCGTTCCCTTGACGGAGTCTTCCTACAGAAGACTATATCTAgtacaacaacaaataatcGACAAAGAAGTTCAACTTTGTGGATTGAATCCTAGAATGGAGCGTCTTCAGAACCCTTATTATCAATTGGGCCATCTCTTGAGACCAATGCTGGATTTTaccattttaaagaaattttcCACTTTGTCAATTTCAAAGCGGAGATCTATGGCTAGCAAAGCAGGTCATCAGGCACATACTGAGGTATGGCGTGATCTAATTGATATAGAATACTctttaacttctttaaataaGTCTACCAATTAGTTTTTAAACTATAAGAATAAATCTAATAGATAAACTTCTAAGCATTGAAAACCTTTAGACAGTATTCTGGTGCGTGACACTGTCCACCGGAAAAGGCATCGAAACTGGGCAGAAATGAGATGAATCCCTTTGATGAAAAACCTTTCTACTAAATTCACAATGGGACCATCTGAGCTCCCCAATAAAAAGGTATAACGATCGGAATCAGAGGTTCATTGGTATGGTAGTTAAGAAAAGACAAACGGttaaaaagaagtttgTTTCATTTTCAGATGACGATGTTTTGTCCAGGGCCAATCGTTCTACAAAAAGTAATACGCATTACGATAGCCCACCGGTTTATGTCAGAAGAACACCGTTGACAATTCCAATCCATCTACCTGTATTATGTTATTGGTTTGCAAAATGCTCAAAGGACTATGATATTGTGAGGGCGTTATGGTACTTGGCACCAAGCCAGCTGTTATACTtagttcttcaatttaACAGATGTACAGTGTATGGTAATAAGATTATAAAGACCAATcattcattattattagtgtCTGCGGGAACTACATTCCTATTGACCATTCCATGTATGCTATTCATTATTCTGTTTGGTGCTCCCATTTCTGAACTGTTGAAGAAAACGTGGCTGTTGTCACTGCACTGTTGTGTATTGGCGTATCCTGCAATATATTCGGTTTACAACAGTGATTTTAAAGTAGgctattttaaaaagtacTTTATTTCAATTGCTATAGGATGCTGGATCAGCTGTGTGGTAATTCCACTCGACTGGGATAGACCTTGGCAAGCATGGCCAACTCCTATTGTAATTGGTGGTTACATTGGTgcattttttggttatACTTTTGGCAGCTTTTTATAGAATGTGCTTGTAgtcattatatatatgtactCTATTTACGAATAAATTTACATGAAATCAATACACTATTTCATTGATCGTAGGATTTCATCCCTAGAATATGATTGAGATCCTAAAGCGTAATGTGATTGCAAAAGCATAATGCCAGGTCCCCTCACCTTAAAATATAGTTTATCTTTGCGGATAACCCTGGACATCAGATATAGCAATTGATCATAGAACTTGCCTAAATACATCGTTCCGTATTTCTTTACTATCTGTGAAATTGCAATTGAGTTGTCTAGCTTTTCTAACTTCTCAATCTTGCAGTCAAAGTACCCAACAATACTTTCAGGTGCAATAAGCATCTCTTCACCTCCATTTAGTTTTAACTCATGCAAAGGGCCCTGTGTCATAAGAGCAACCAGGCCCCTGCCAAGTAACTTGCCCTCATTAAAGGATAAATCACCACTGTAAAAGATTACCTGAGAAGCCGGCTTCATTAATTTCCAACCTTTACCATAATCATCGACTTCAAGTACCTTTAAATTGTTTGAAGATGCCCGCGTGTGGCATATCAAATTGACAGGTGCCGCCCCTGTAATCAGTTTAGTGAATCCATTAGGCAATTTTTCACAGTTCATGAAGGGAAGAGCAGTTTCTGGAGGCACATTGAATACGCCAACCTGTTCTAATTTACTAAACACTGTACTAGATGATGGAATTCTTAATAGTAATGAACCTTGGAGTAACTGAAAATCGGGGAATTCGACAAAAGGGCCTGATCCAGTGCCAGTTTTGCGAACCACAAACTTGG encodes:
- the ERC1 gene encoding Erc1p (similar to Ashbya gossypii AAL063C); protein product: MSNRPNSRDNDDILKSLSCEDQSNYMSIIENGYESDGRSVSSSDFLATNFSTLGDDDDDDDNNEDGFVSVGEEVSYILINSLPLALAFLMEYLMTVISLFIIGHLCTANELASASLAVTTYNITGLSVVEGLATSLDTFCSQAYGAQKYSKVGLYFLRCSAMIMVFSVSTVIVWWFSAPWLGILVPERDLLPKVQLYLRIMSMGIPGLILFETGKRFLQAQGHFKASTYVLSIIVPINVTLVFIFTKHFGFAGAPIGIVISQWLMPLALFLYSYYIIPDTKKCWYPLTDTWFHFKRVLSDWKPLLNLAFPGLVMIEAEYLSFEILTIMSTYFGVKGIATQTVITNVGSIAYQIPFAMGCVVSTRVANYVGLNMVKNAQTTTKACYCVGLLVGIASCIVIALFNKPLAKLFTNDEEVIKLACYVLYILAINQISDSFAVFSSAVLRGQGRHRIGGMWNIIVYYFFSSPLSGWLAFGPLHLEVAGLWYGCGIGIFTLAVIFTRYVYKSDWNVIVDEFLKREAEEYEVDLESMTSSNASIGVYSR
- the PIH1 gene encoding Pih1p (similar to Ashbya gossypii AAL062W), yielding MDFLLRPIDSKESSVINIQPQPGFVVKSKLEFSKNNCLKLKTKTLINICHDEQIPCPEVDFNPSIVYPLIMNNKWEIPIVTSSVREDTDKKGKLCYVWDCCVNSKCMQWIRKDYQLREILVEWCLESCELRQEVSISREVLTFPKLKSKGHIPPLEILVQDLEQDFKEGNEETVHVGQSNPASILKLRGYMQEQETLSTSMNGDSLPPLFPNSSTASKYKPLIEEIDLPNVHRTLNRVPKRKEIDYSIIMGKPKDTSVYKIKIEITSPLQLSSEYALHYDPSENALLISHTRTDIYIAKEIKIPLPNIFATTPTIKSFFIMCDARLLIFL
- the PRO1 gene encoding glutamate 5-kinase (similar to Ashbya gossypii AAL061C) produces the protein MDKSFTIVLKLGSSSLVDETTKEPKLSTMSLIVETVVKLRRMGHKVILVSSGGIAVGMKTMGLNKKPKRLSKLQAVAAVGQGRLIGRWDSLFRFFDQRIAQILVTRNDILDWGQYKNAQNTIRELLQMGTVPIVNENDTLSIREIKFGDNDTLSAITAVLAGADYLFLLTDVECLYTDNPRTNPEAKPILVVPDLSKGLPGVNTSGGSGSDVGTGGMSTKLIAAELATNASVHTIIMSSETPSNIYKIVAFMQTRVQEVQDVADDLERLQLEELNVLAENDVPMHTRFIANENQNHLKEREFWMLHGLVSQGAIIIDSGAYKALTRKNKAGLLPAGMIAVEGNFHELQAVDLKLGKRGKDGELDPNVPLQIVGRARCNYTSIELDKIKGLKSNEIELALGYADSEYVAHRHNLAFPPH
- the CFT1 gene encoding cleavage/polyadenylation factor CFT1 (similar to Ashbya gossypii AAL060W), with amino-acid sequence MNVYDEVINATVVQNCIQGYFTSALQQELIISRTNVLSVFHYSAKGQLVLSYEWKLSGHVHSMALIPQPGSELYCLVILTGCGKLSILKFDHMSQSLDTLSLHYYEDKFKELSLLEISNTPSLIVDRSFRCLLVRNNDCIAILPLNVTKEEEEEEEDNEKDEDRSNGGRFSFKRHKLNGGSVKQFVNSSTIMPASHLHSDIKNVLDVQFLHGFNKPTLAILYQPILAWSGNEKLRSQTVKVIILSLDFEDEKSTVINIIQGLPNDLHTLIPLSNASIVVGVNELIYIDNTGALQGTVSLNSFSKTVLNTKVKDNSSLQAFFNRPVCQYTTISKGKDIMLLMDEKSQMYNVIIESEGRLVTAFNCVRLPIVNDIFKNNHLPTCICGDVDLETGNLFIGFKSGDAMRVRLNNLRSSLASKGNVVETMEADEDYDELYGGSTEVEKKNMDTETPFDIETLDNLINIGPLTSLAVGKVSSIEPTIAKLTNPNRCELSIVATSGNSTGSHLTVFENTIVPTVEKALKFISVTQIWNLKIKDKDKYLVTTDSSQSKSDIYSIDRDFKPFKSFDFKKNDTTVSTAVTGAGKRIVQVTSKGVYLFDINFKRMMTMNFDFEVVHVCINDPFLLLTNSKGDIKIYELEPKHKKKFVKMVLPEALKEIIITFGVILESNMCNKYLHGLENSNKNQLLFTFVTADNQIVFFTKEHNDRIFQLNGIDEFHERLFISTYQLPEEINPDPSIKQVMINKLGHKFKEEYLTILTFGGEIYLYRKCVDNPDKFVKCEHELYITGAPDNAYAKGVHGVERVAHYIEDYNGYSVIFVTGTVSYIIIKEDTSVPRIFPFGNITLVSMTRWGKNSVMCVDDGKNARIMTLNLDNHRYYGNKMPLRKIFLEDVLEDFETFNNITYHERTQNFIVSFSKSIDYDALSEEGERIVGYEASKPHAKGFQSGILLINPKTWNIIDRIELGPNSLISDMRTMMIQLNSNTKRKREYLVVGNTYVRDEDISGTGSFYLYDITEVVPEPGKPDTNYKFKEIFQEDIRGTVSTVCEISGRFMISQSSKAMVRDIQEDNSVVPVAFLDMPVFITDAKSFGNLMIIGDAMHGFTFVGFDAEPYRMITLGKSVTKLETMSLEFLVNNGDMYFIITDRSQVMHVLKYAPDEPNSLSGQRLVYCTSFNLHSINTCMRLIQKNNEFVDLRRNYGSHMSTFQCIGCHIDGSIFKVVPLTESSYRRLYLVQQQIIDKEVQLCGLNPRMERLQNPYYQLGHLLRPMLDFTILKKFSTLSISKRRSMASKAGHQAHTEVWRDLIDIEYSLTSLNKSTN
- the GPI11 gene encoding mannose-ethanolamine phosphotransferase GPI11 (similar to Ashbya gossypii AAL059W); this encodes MVVKKRQTVKKKFVSFSDDDVLSRANRSTKSNTHYDSPPVYVRRTPLTIPIHLPVLCYWFAKCSKDYDIVRALWYLAPSQLLYLVLQFNRCTVYGNKIIKTNHSLLLVSAGTTFLLTIPCMLFIILFGAPISELLKKTWLLSLHCCVLAYPAIYSVYNSDFKVGYFKKYFISIAIGCWISCVVIPLDWDRPWQAWPTPIVIGGYIGAFFGYTFGSFL
- a CDS encoding uncharacterized protein (similar to Ashbya gossypii AAL058C) — encoded protein: MKRWFASSSHILTDLSKFVVRKTGTGSGPFVEFPDFQLLQGSLLLRIPSSSTVFSKLEQVGVFNVPPETALPFMNCEKLPNGFTKLITGAAPVNLICHTRASSNNLKVLEVDDYGKGWKLMKPASQVIFYSGDLSFNEGKLLGRGLVALMTQGPLHELKLNGGEEMLIAPESIVGYFDCKIEKLEKLDNSIAISQIVKKYGTMYLGKFYDQLLYLMSRVIRKDKLYFKVRGPGIMLLQSHYALGSQSYSRDEILRSMK